The nucleotide sequence TTATTTCTTTATTCCGCACCGGCAGGAAACGCGCGGCATCGGTGGCATTTTCTTTGATTATCTGAAACCCGCCGACGCGGTCCACAAGGCTGATCTGTTCGCGTTTGTGCAGGATGTGGGTAATGCATTCGCGCCGATCTATACGCACTTCATGCATCAGAACCGCGATCTGCCCTTCGGTGAACGCGAAAAGCAGTGGCAGTTACTGCGCCGGGGGCGTTACGTCGAGTTTAATCTGGTCTGGGATCGGGGTACGAAGTTCGGGCTGGAAACCAATGGCCGCACCGAATCCATTCTGATGAGTATGCCCCCGCAGGCCAACTGGACCTACGATTTCCGGCCCGAACCGGGCAGCCGTGAGGAGCAAACCCTGAATCTGCTGAAAAAAGGAATAGACTGGGTATAAGTCATTCACCGCAGGGTGCGGCCGAAAACAGGATTATCGCGACTGCATACTGCTCACCGTCAGGGGGCTGACATCCCAGGGCTGATCGGGATTGTAGTGCAGTTGTCCCTGTTCGATGCTGAGCGGACTCTCGAAATTGTTGTGGTATAGCTGGCCCGTACCCAGTCCCTGCGGCAGCAGGTTGCGGAACTGGGCCGTGTACTGCGCAATGGCGTTCAGACCGATGTTCGACTCCAGCGCCGAGGTTATCCACCAGCCGATGTTGAGCCGTCCGGCCAGTTCAATCCATTCGTCGCAGTGGCGCAGCCCACCCAGCAGGGTAGGCTTGAGAATAATGAACTGCGGCTGGATCTTCTTCAGTAGCCGAAACTTATGCACATATTCCATCTGACCGATGAGTTCTTCGTCAAGGGCGATAGGCAGGGGTGAATGGCGGCAAAGCTCCGCCATCAGGTCGGGCTGACCGGCGCGGATAGGCTGTTCAATTGAGTGCAGGCCGTAAGTCGCCAGCCGCTCCAGTTTAGCCATGGCTTCTTCGGGCTGGAACGCGCCATTGGCATCAACGCGCAGGGTGATCTGCTCCGGCGTAAACCGCTCGCGGATCATGGCCAACAGATCGCATTCCTGCTCGAAATCGATCGCGCCAATTTTGAGTTTGAGCGTGGTGTAGCCGGCCTGAAGTTTATCCTCAATCTGCTGACGCATGAAGGTCGGGCTGCCCATCCAGATCAAGCCATTGATAGGGAGCGAACGACGGCCGTCTGTAAAATCTGATGCAAGGATGATCTGTTTGCCACCGGCCAGAAAATCGAGCATGGCCGTTTCGAAGCCAAACAGGATACTCGGGAACTGCTGACTGATGAGCTGGTTGAGCACAATCGGAACGTTCCAGCTAAACAATTGAAGATCCAACTCGTTGAAATCCCGGCAATTCTGCGCCAGCTGTGCTTCAAAGTCGGGCCGGTCATCATAGCTCAGGCCCCGTAGCGGACCGCATTCGCCATAGCCAATGATAGACGGGTCTTCGTCATCATAAAGCCGGATCAGATAAGATGTTTTGTCCGTGAGGGTGCCACGCGACGTACCCGCTTCGAAGCGAAAGTGCAACGTATATTTCAGGTAGTCGGCTTTAAGACTCATTGTACCGATTAGTATTGGCGGGCGTTCACAAACCTAAAAGTACTACTTTTGGCTGCTCAAAAAAGGCAATGTTACGAAATTATTAGTGAAGCAACTGGTGCTATTCTTGATACTCCTTCCATTCAGTAGAATTTATGGGTTGATAACCGGAATCCGTAATTTACTGTATAACAGGGGGTTGTTTGAAAGTTTTAAGCCTGATATACTGACTGTAAGCGTTGGTAACATAACGGTGGGCGGAACCGGCAAAACACCCATGATCGAATATTTGATTAAACGGCACAGAGCGGATAAGTCGGTCAGGCCGTTTGACCTGGCAACGCTAAGCCGGGGATACGGTCGGCGGACCACGGGATTCCGGATTACCCAGGATCAGGATACGGCCGAAACCGTTGGCGACGAACCCCTGCAGCTCTACCGGAAATTTGGTCGGCGGGTGCGGGTGGTTGTGGGCGAACGACGGGCCGACGCCATTCAGCATTTGCAGCGGCACTACCCGGAAGTTCGGCGGGTTCTGCTCGATGATGCGTTTCAGCACCGGGCGGTCCAGCCGCACCTGAACCTGCTGCTGACGGATTATAACCGACCTTTCTACGCTGATCATCCTTTTCCGGCTGGTCGGCTGCGTGAGAATCGCCACGGAGCCCGACGGGCCGACGCGGTGATTGTAACCAAGTGCCCCGGCGATCTTACCGTTCAGGAACAGGACCGCATCCAGGTGTTAATTCGGCCCTACATCCGTCCCGAAACGCCAATTTTCTTTGCGGGCTTACGATATGGTCGGCCCGTACCGTTCGGCTCGGTTACGTCCGCCGAGGAACTGCGGGATGTTGTACTGGTGTCGGGTCTGGCCAACGCCGACCTGCTGGAGCAGTACGTTCAACAAGTGTTCGTTCTGTGGGAGCACTTCCGGTTCGCCGATCATTACGCTTACACCCGCGCGGATCTTGACCGGCTCCTGAGCCGACTGGCCCCCGGTGTTGGCCTGTTAACGACCGAAAAAGATCGCGTAAAGCTCGACGCCCTACTAACGCCCGACGAGCGGAATCGGCTGCCCCTGTATTCGCTGCCGATCGAGGTTGAGTTCCTGCCCGGTTATGAAGCTAAATTCGACGAACTGCTACAGACAACGGGATATTGATTCGGGCTCAAATCGACTACACCACAAACTACCCTTAAAAAACGTTAACCCAGTATCGTTCGCTGGAGGTATCCGGCGTTTTGGCTTACTTTTGACTTAATGAATCGGCGTATAGTTTTTCTGTTTCTTCTTTTGGGCCTGACGCTTACTACCTGGGCGCAGCAGTTTCCGGGCGGTAGCCAGCTCCCCGGCGGGTTCCCTGGCTTCGGCGGGCAGCAGGGGCGTCCGTCCAGCACCACCGGCATCAGCGGTAGTGGCATCGACGACTCAACCAAGGTCATCTATGGACCGAAGTCAACGCGATACGTGCTGGAGGAAGATATTTTTAACAACCGCCGGAAGCTCTACACCGTCGACACGACGATGGACGACACCCATCTATTTCTTTACGTCCAGCGGAGTCAGAATCAGTATCAGGACCTGGGCAACCTCGGAACGCCCATGCGGCCAGTCTTTGTGCAGGAGCCGCAGCAGTTAGGGGCGCAGACCGGCTATTACGTCTTCGCACCCTACGCCTACCAGACGATGGGCGTCAAGTATTTCGATACCAAGTCGCCCTTTACGGATATGTATCTGGCCTTGGGCGGACACAATCAGAACATTCTGCGGTTCAATTTCGCGCAGAACATTACGCCCCGATGGAACGTCGGATTCAATGTGCAGCGGTTTACCTCGCAGAAGCAGTTCGGAACCAGTGGCGTCAATGACCCGACCAAACTGCTGGCTCAGAACTGGGGGTTTGTGGGGCATACGAACTACCGGTCCAAAAACGAAAAGTACACCCTGCTGGCGCACTTCATTAACATGAACCACAGCATCGACGAGCAGGGGGGGGTATTGACCGGCGAGAATCTCGACGGAACGCCGAACATTTATGCCTATACCGGTGAGGCCCGACTGAACGGGGGCAGCACAAGGGGCCCTAACCCGAACGGCCGCGAGCTGCGCAACGACTGGCATGTGTATCATCAGTACGTGCTTGATCAGGGCTTTCAGGTGTTTCACCGACTCGATTACCGACGCCAGAAAAACTACTACCAGGACGATACGCTGCGACTTAATCAGCAAACCCGGTCAGCTATTGAAGGCGTTCGGGAGGAGATTCCTGGGTTTTACCCGGCCATTCTGGGCGATACATCGCGCATTGAACAGGATGCCCGCTTTCGGCTGGTCGAGAATATGTTTGGATTAAAGGGCGTTTACCGTCGGCGGGGCTCAGCGTTTAACTACCGGGCTTACCTCCGCAGCCGGATTTATGGGCAGTACACCCGCTATAATACCTCCCGGACGCTCTACAATGAATACGAAACGCGCCGGGCCGAAACGTTTCTAGGGGGCTGGCTGGGGTACTATTTTCCCGATAGTCTGTCGCAGATGACGGCCGAAGCCGAGTATCAGGTAGGGGGCGGTTTCCGGTTGCAGGGACAGTTTGACAGCAAATGGCTGACGGCGGGTTATTCGGCTATGCTCGTCCAGCCGACGCTGCTGCAGGAACGTTTCCAGAGCCACATCTTCTTCTGGCGGAACGACTTTAAACTGCGTGGATACAACCACGCCTTCGGGCAGTTTAACCTGCGGTATCGCAAGCTGCAGCTGAAGCCGGGGCTCGATTATTTTCTGCTCAGCAACTATACGTATTTCGACACGGCGGCTATTGCGCGGCAGGCATCCGGCTCGTTCAGTGTGTTGCGAACCGGTCTGGGATACCAGATCGGCTTCGGCAAATTCCTGACATCAGGGCAACTCTATTACACCGTTCAGTCCCGCACGGATATTCTCCGGACGCCACCGTTTTTTATGAATGCCCGCCTGCAGTATGAGTTTTTGTACGCCAAAGTACTGTATATCCAGGTGGGCGTTGACCTGCACTACAAGTCCTCTTACTTTGCCGACGCCTATATGCCGGTTACGCAACAGTTTTACCTGCAAAACAAGCAGCGCGTCGAAGGGTACGTCCTGGCCGATCTGTACGCGAACTTACGGGTTAACCGGACACGGCTGTTCGTAAAGCTTACCCATGCCAACCAGGGTGTGTTGCAGCCCGGTTATTTCGTTGCGCCGGAGTTTCTGCAAATGCGCCGGGGGTTTGCGTTTGGAGTAGACTGGTATCTGTTCGACTAACTATTAGAAACCCTTGGGCTGAAACGTAACGAAGCCAGCTTGGTTACATTACGTTTCAGCCTTACCAAACGTCCGTTCTGGTGCATTACTTTCTCGTTGACAGAATTTGCTCGGGGTGAGTTTGGTAAACTCTTTGTAATCACGCACTAAGTGCTGGTAATCGTAGTAACCCAATTCAAGCGCAATGCTCAGCCAGTCTTTAGTGGGCTGGGCATTTTTTAGCTTTACGGTCTGGTCGAAGCGGGCGATGCGGGCATACAATTTAGGACTGATGCCCATGCGCTGCACAAAGAGATTGTAAAACTGTCGGGTGCTCAGGCATGCCTGATCGGCCAGCCAATCCAGCACGAATGGCGATGGGCTCTGCAAAAGAAACTGACTTACCCGATCAATCGGCTGTTGGCAATGACGGGAATAAGCCGTGCTTCGTCGCCTTATCTGATAATGAAGAAAAGCTTCCACGATGCTGATCATTTCCAGATGATTATCCGTGCTACTTAACCGTTCATTAACCAGGTTGATTTCTGGCGCAAATACCGCTTCGGCATCTACGAATGTATTCGCCAGTTCGTGCGCAGGAATGCCTGTTAGTCGAAATAAGGCACCCGGCTGAAAAACAATTTGGAATAACACGAAATCGTGAAGAGGCTGCCGATTCGTAATCCCTGTAGCCTGTCCAATTAGCAGGGAACGCGGTTTCCAGATTTCCTTGCTTCCATTAATGTGTTCAACTACTATGGGGTTGCGCGGATGAAAGGTCAGGTAATTTTCGGCACGGGGCCAGTAGGGCTTAACAGGAACTTCTACCGTATCCGGAAACGAAAAGCCGACGATCTGATAAAGCCTGACATATTCCCAAAGGGCTGGGCTAGGTGGCCTGTAGTCGAAGATGTTCATGGTCGCAGCAGTGATTCATGACAAAATACGTCGTTTGGAGAAACGCAGAATCGTTTACTTCGTTATCGGCGGACCTATGGTCTCCGCACCGTGCTTCCGCGATAGTTGTTGTTCTTCGGCAAAGGTTGGTGGTCGTTTAAAGGCGTTCATTTCCTTGAAGAACTCCTCCAGCGTGCCCGCCGGCTGCAACAGGTATAGCATTTTTCCTTTATCTGAAAGTTGCAGCCAGGTGTGGGGAATATTTCGGGGCAGGAAAATGGTGTCATTCGCTTTCAGCGTCTGTCTTTCCTCGCCCACCTGAAACAAAAATTCTCCTTCCACTACGTAGAAAACCTCGTCCTGATGAGGGTGCATATGCAGCGAAGGGCCGATTTTGGCAAATCCTTCATACTCAAAAACGGAGAACTGCCCACCGGTGTCTTTTGCGGAAATTTTAACCAGGTTTGGATTGACACCCGCAAACAGGATAGGCTCGTTGAATCGGTCTTTGCCCGCTTCAACCGTAAAGTTTTTTCCAGTTGCTGATGCCGGGCTGACGGGTGAGGCCGATGTATTCAGGGCGTTTTCTTCTGGAAGATTTTGACGTTGCATAATCAGGATTAGTTAAGGTGATACGCAAAAGTCTATTGGTTTTCAGTAAGGTTGGTGGTAAAAAATGGCAGTATTTAACTTGAGTTACGGTGCGTCATTAAGAATTACTGCTGCTTAGCCTAGAGACATCAGCCGCTATGGTAGCAGACTGATGGTGTGCGCTTTTGAGGTTGTTGTCTCGTTTCCTTCGTAGTAAGCAAGAATTACACACCCGTCGAATAAACTCCTGTTGAATTGGCCCTATATGGGGAATATGACCAACGGCGGGTACAATCCATAAATTGGCTTGTGGAATGTTTTGATACATTTCCCCGAAGAATGAATCTTTAATGCATCAAGGGCAACGTGTTTCCAGTTTCTGTTTCGTTTCATCCATATCTGGGTGTACCGGCGGTTAACCGTTTGTTCGGCCATGGGCGCATTCCTGACGGGTTTAATGACTTCCCTGCCCGTAGTGAGCACGGCTCCTTGAATACCATGACCTCTTCTAGCGTAACTTCCAATAAGAAGTAATCAATGAGCCCCGTTCGTACTGCCCATTTTGCTTCGGCTAGCTTTACGATGTTATTGGTGGGGCTATTTACCGCGAAGTCTTCGGCCCAAATCTTGTAAAGTGCTACCGTGTCGTGCTGGACAATAGTCGCAGCTTGCGCTTTCTCCAGTTGCCGGATTTCCTTTTCAATAGCGGAGGATGTCTAGGCGTTAACCACCGACGCTGTATACAAGCAGCATAGGAATAAGTAAGGAGGAGCTTACTAATCTGATCAATGCCATGGGCTTCCGATTTCAATTCCTTAAACTTTTCTGTTAAAAATGTCTCTACAATGTGGATCATTTCTCTATAATTATCCGTGCTGTTCAACCAGGAATTAATCAGCCGGATTTCTTTTGAAAAGACCGATTCCGCATCGATGCCGTTGTTGGTTAGTTCATAGGCTGGAATATGCGTAAGGTGGTATAACGCTCGGGTCGAAAGTTTGAGGAAATGAATGATAGGTTTCAGCTGCAATTGGGTTCCAACCATGAGATTTGAATCAATTAAATTTTAGCTGAAACTTCGGACTGTGCATTTTCAGGATAAGGTTAAATTATCCGCGAACGGCTCGCTTCCCTT is from Spirosoma taeanense and encodes:
- a CDS encoding cupin domain-containing protein, with amino-acid sequence MQRQNLPEENALNTSASPVSPASATGKNFTVEAGKDRFNEPILFAGVNPNLVKISAKDTGGQFSVFEYEGFAKIGPSLHMHPHQDEVFYVVEGEFLFQVGEERQTLKANDTIFLPRNIPHTWLQLSDKGKMLYLLQPAGTLEEFFKEMNAFKRPPTFAEEQQLSRKHGAETIGPPITK
- a CDS encoding putative porin, which gives rise to MNRRIVFLFLLLGLTLTTWAQQFPGGSQLPGGFPGFGGQQGRPSSTTGISGSGIDDSTKVIYGPKSTRYVLEEDIFNNRRKLYTVDTTMDDTHLFLYVQRSQNQYQDLGNLGTPMRPVFVQEPQQLGAQTGYYVFAPYAYQTMGVKYFDTKSPFTDMYLALGGHNQNILRFNFAQNITPRWNVGFNVQRFTSQKQFGTSGVNDPTKLLAQNWGFVGHTNYRSKNEKYTLLAHFINMNHSIDEQGGVLTGENLDGTPNIYAYTGEARLNGGSTRGPNPNGRELRNDWHVYHQYVLDQGFQVFHRLDYRRQKNYYQDDTLRLNQQTRSAIEGVREEIPGFYPAILGDTSRIEQDARFRLVENMFGLKGVYRRRGSAFNYRAYLRSRIYGQYTRYNTSRTLYNEYETRRAETFLGGWLGYYFPDSLSQMTAEAEYQVGGGFRLQGQFDSKWLTAGYSAMLVQPTLLQERFQSHIFFWRNDFKLRGYNHAFGQFNLRYRKLQLKPGLDYFLLSNYTYFDTAAIARQASGSFSVLRTGLGYQIGFGKFLTSGQLYYTVQSRTDILRTPPFFMNARLQYEFLYAKVLYIQVGVDLHYKSSYFADAYMPVTQQFYLQNKQRVEGYVLADLYANLRVNRTRLFVKLTHANQGVLQPGYFVAPEFLQMRRGFAFGVDWYLFD
- a CDS encoding AraC family transcriptional regulator, whose protein sequence is MNIFDYRPPSPALWEYVRLYQIVGFSFPDTVEVPVKPYWPRAENYLTFHPRNPIVVEHINGSKEIWKPRSLLIGQATGITNRQPLHDFVLFQIVFQPGALFRLTGIPAHELANTFVDAEAVFAPEINLVNERLSSTDNHLEMISIVEAFLHYQIRRRSTAYSRHCQQPIDRVSQFLLQSPSPFVLDWLADQACLSTRQFYNLFVQRMGISPKLYARIARFDQTVKLKNAQPTKDWLSIALELGYYDYQHLVRDYKEFTKLTPSKFCQRESNAPERTFGKAET
- the lpxK gene encoding tetraacyldisaccharide 4'-kinase, with protein sequence MLFLILLPFSRIYGLITGIRNLLYNRGLFESFKPDILTVSVGNITVGGTGKTPMIEYLIKRHRADKSVRPFDLATLSRGYGRRTTGFRITQDQDTAETVGDEPLQLYRKFGRRVRVVVGERRADAIQHLQRHYPEVRRVLLDDAFQHRAVQPHLNLLLTDYNRPFYADHPFPAGRLRENRHGARRADAVIVTKCPGDLTVQEQDRIQVLIRPYIRPETPIFFAGLRYGRPVPFGSVTSAEELRDVVLVSGLANADLLEQYVQQVFVLWEHFRFADHYAYTRADLDRLLSRLAPGVGLLTTEKDRVKLDALLTPDERNRLPLYSLPIEVEFLPGYEAKFDELLQTTGY
- a CDS encoding o-succinylbenzoate synthase, translating into MSLKADYLKYTLHFRFEAGTSRGTLTDKTSYLIRLYDDEDPSIIGYGECGPLRGLSYDDRPDFEAQLAQNCRDFNELDLQLFSWNVPIVLNQLISQQFPSILFGFETAMLDFLAGGKQIILASDFTDGRRSLPINGLIWMGSPTFMRQQIEDKLQAGYTTLKLKIGAIDFEQECDLLAMIRERFTPEQITLRVDANGAFQPEEAMAKLERLATYGLHSIEQPIRAGQPDLMAELCRHSPLPIALDEELIGQMEYVHKFRLLKKIQPQFIILKPTLLGGLRHCDEWIELAGRLNIGWWITSALESNIGLNAIAQYTAQFRNLLPQGLGTGQLYHNNFESPLSIEQGQLHYNPDQPWDVSPLTVSSMQSR